The Candidatus Binatia bacterium genome includes the window AGCTGGCGTTTGCCCGCGTGCCTCGCACGGCCTGAACGACGCGCGCGCGGGTCGAGCGCGTCACGAAAGACCATGCTCGCTGGTCCTGCTCGTCGAGAGCGCGACGCGCGCACACGGCGTCGCGCGTCGCCGAACGACGAAAGGAGACGATCATGAAGATCCGCGGCGTGACCGGCGCGTTGGCTGCAGCCTGGGTCGAGGTCCTTCGCGCGCGATGGCACACATCGCCGGCACAGGCCCGCCCGGTGCGCGTCACGACGATCCGCTTCGCCGATCCGTCGGCGTGGGCGGCGCGCTAGGGGCGCCGCGATGGAAGCGCACGGCGAGAGGCGTGGAGAGGCTTCAGCGCTGCAGGACACGGTGGCAATCGTGACCGGCGGCAGCTCCGGCATCGGGCGGGCGACGGCGCTCGACCTCGCGGCCCGCGGCGCGCGCGTCGTGGTCACGGGTCGACGCGCGCAGCCGCTCGAGGCGACGGCCGCCGAGCATCCCGACGTGGTCGGTCTCGTCGCCGACGTCGCCATGCCGCAGGACGCCGCGCGCACCGTCGCGACCGCGATCGAGACCTGGGGACGCCTCGACGTGCTGGTCAACAACGCAGGCGCGGGCGCGATCCTGCCGCTCGCTGACGCGACGGCGGAACGCATCGCGAGCATCTTCGCCGTCAACGTCATCGGCCCGAGCCTCCTCGCGGCGGCCGCGCTGCCGCACCTCGCGGCTGCGAAGGGCGCGATCGTCAACGTGTCGAGCACCTTCGGCCACAAGCCGGCGGCGACGCTCTCGCACTACGCGGCGAGCAAGGCGGCGCTCGAGCACTTGACGCGCTGCTGGGCGCTCGAGCTGGCACCGCTCGGCGTGCGGGTCAACGCGGTGGCCGCGGGCCCGACCGAGTCCGGTGCGTTGACCGGGATGATGGGCATGTCGCGCGAGGAGGCCGCGGCGCTTGAGCGCGAGGAGGCGAGACAGATCCCGCTCGGACGGCGCGGTGTACCGGCGGAGGTGGCGCGCTGGATCGTGCAGCTCGCCGATCCGAGATCCGCCTGGGTCACGGGTCAGGTCGTGACGATCGACGGCGGCCTCGAGGTTTCCTGAGGAGCCAGCCGCCGTATGACGCGACGAGGCGTGCCGTCGCTCGAGACGGGGCAAAACGAAACCGCCCTCTGGACCACGCGCCCGACGCATCGTCGAGACGGAAGCCCAGAGGGCGGTTCGCTTCGCAACCAGTGGAGGCGGGGGGAATTGAACCCCCGTCCGAAGGCGCTCGGCCGAAAGCTCCTACACGCTTAGCTCACGATTTGTCGTCATCCGCCTCGGCGCCCGTGAGCGGGCTCCTCGGGGACCAGCCAGGAGAGATTTAGGTCGCGAGCCTCCCGGCGGCAGCTCGCCTCCGATCCCGCATTGGCGACGCTCGCTTCAACCCCGCGGGAGAGGGTCGGACGAGCGCCTCACGGACTTAGGCCGCGAGGAGGTACTGATCGTTGTCTGCGGTTAAGCAGTCCGGCTGTTTAACGAGGCCAACCGGAACCTCGGCGTGCAACTCTCGACTTCGTCAACCTCCGTCGAAACCAGGTCGCCCCCGTTTCGAAGGACACGTTCACTATAAGGCGCTTCGGGCGCTCGCGCCACCCTCGGGCGCGAAACGGCGGGCCGGAGGGATCTCCGCCCCGGCCCGCCGCAGCTCACTCCGCGCCGCTCGGCGTGAAGATCACTCCTCGCCCGACAGCGTGAACGACGCGTGGACGTGGGGGCTCGTGACGTCGCCCGTCTGGACCTCGATCGTCACCAGGTCGCCCGGGTCGACCACGACCTCGTTCGCGGTGTCGCTGCACGTCTGGCTGAACGCATCGACCTCGCACGCGAGGGAGGTCGCCTGGCCGTTCACCATGACGCGGACCTGCACCGAATCGGAGCTCGCCGTCGTCAGGCGCACTCGCAGGTTGCCGATCGTTCCGCCCACGGGCAGCGGCGACGAGGCCGAGAGCGGATCTTCCTCCAAGCGCCCGGAGCCGATCGCAACGTAGCGGGTCGTCTCGTCCGGCAAGGTCACGTCCGAGGCGACGACGATGATGATCACCACCAGGCCGCGCGGGCCGGTCGGGCCCGTCGCACCGGTGGGACCGGTCGGCCCGGTGGGACCCGTGGCGCCCGTCGCACCGGTCGGCCCCGTGGGGCCCGGATCGCCGGTCGGCCCGGCGGGACCCATCATCCCGTCCGGACCGGTCGGGCCCGTGGGACCCGTCGGACCCGTGGGACCCGTCGGGCCGGTGGGACCGGTCGGCCCCGTCTCGCCCTCGAGGGCCAGGATCGCCCAGGCGTGCGGGCTCTCGTCGGGCGGGTTGTCGACGTTGTCGTCGATCAGGCTCAGGAAGCTCGTCCCGCCGAAGCTGACCGCGTCGTTGATCTTGTAGGTGACGTCGGGCTGCCAGGCGTCGCGCCACTGAAAGCCGGTCCGCTCCCAGGTGTAGTACTCCTCGCCCGGCGGGCAGGTCTGCTTGGGGCCGAGCTTGCGAAAGACCCGGACAGGCCCGATGTTCGTCTTGATCGTCGTCAGGCAGCTGCGTACCGTCGTTCCCTGCCCAGCCGCCTCGGCCTCCGGAGCCTCGACCTGCGCGCTTCCAACCGTCGCCGTTCCGAGCACCGCCGCCAGCGCCACAAGCGCAATCGACGCCCGGCTCCCGATCCATCTCCTACTCATCGAATCCTCCTGGGCCATCGATTACGCCGCGTGAGGCGGCAGCCCATTCGAGGATTCGGCGTTCGTCGAGGAGAACGTTAGAGACGTCGCGAATTCGCCGCGCACAGCAAACGCGCAGCCCGGGCGAGCGCCGTTCGCACCGGACGGTCGAGTGATCTCCGCGGCCGGAGAGCCTGGCCCGCGCCGAAATCGGGCGAGCGCCCTCCGCCGCGCTAGCCGCGCTGGCGCTGCCGCGCCTTCAGCGCGCGGTCGATCTCGCGCTTGCTCTCCGCCTTGCGCACCGCCTCACGACGGTCGTGGCGCTCCTTGCCGCGCGCGAGCCCGATCTCGACCTTCGCCCGGCCGTTCTTGAAGTACATGCGGGTCGGCACGAGCGTGTAGCCGCGCTCGCGCGTCTTGCCGGCGAGTCGATCGATCTCCGCGCGGTGCAGGAGCAGCTTCCGCTGACGGTCGGGCTCCGGGACGTCGCGGGTCGTGAAGCCGTACGGCGAGATGTGCACGCCGATCAGCACCGCCTCGCCGTCCTTGGTGATGCGCGCGTAGGAGTCCTTCAGGTTCACCCTGCCCTCGCGCAGCGACTTCACCTCGGAGCCGAGCAAGACGATGCCCGCCTCCACCGTCTCGTCGATGAAGTAGTCGTGTCGCGCCTTGCGGTTGACCGCGATCGTTTTCTCACCGCTCTCGCGGGCCATGCGCGCTCTCGCTAACAGGAGCGCGCGCTCTCGGCGACTGCCCGTGCGTCCTCCGCGACGATCCGCGCCACGGTGGAGGCCCCCGGCGCGCTCGGAAGCGCTTGCGTCGCCGCCCGGCTTCGGGGCTCAATCGAAAGGCAGTGCATCCGCTCGTCCTCCTCACGCTCGCGAGCCTGCTCGCGCTGCTGTTCGGCATCGCCGCCAACGTGCTCGCCAAGAGCCGCGCGCCGAGCGAGGCGGAGCGCCGCGCCGGACGAGGCGTCGCGGGGCTCAAGCACCTGCTGCAGGCCGGCGAGTGGCGCGCGGCGGCGCCCGCGCTGCTGATCACCCTGGGCCTGCTCGGCGTGATGGTGTTCGGCGCGCTGACGCTCGCCGTGGTCGGCGGGCAAGTCGTCACCGGGATCCTGATGCTCGCCGTGGCGCTGTTCGCCGCGGCGCGGATCGCGCGCGACTACGCGCGCGCCTGAGGACGTCGCGCCGAGCTCGCGCTCGCGCACCTCAAGCCGGCATCTCGGCGAAGCGCGGCAGGTCGCCGGTGATCTCGAACCACGGCGCCTTCGAGTCGACGTAGATGTGGCGCGCGGGGCGCACCCCGGGGTCGTCGTCGAGGCTGCCGGCGGGGATCGTGACGTAGCCGCGCTGGGTGTTGACGCGCGGCACCTTGCCGCCGCAGGTCGGGCAGAAGTTCTGCCCGAAGCGCTCCGCCTCGGGAACCTTGTACGCGGCCACGAGGTCGCCGCCGCGCGTCCAGGAGAAGCGCTCGACGCTCACGAAGAGGTTCGACGCGTGCGCCGCGCCGCGCGCGAAGCGGCAGCGCGAGCAGTGGCAGTTGTTCCACGCGTCGACCGGACCCGTGAAGGTGTACGCGATCGCGCCGCACAGGCAGCTCCCGCGCACGGGATCCGCCTGCGTGACCGACGCCGGCGGCGACAGCGCCTCGCCGTAGCCCGGCGGGTAGGCGTCGAAGCGCGGCAGATCGTCGGTGATCTCGTACCAGGGCGCCTTGTGCGCGACGAAGATGTGCACCGTCGGACGTCCGCCAGGATCGTCCTCGAGGTTGCCGAACGGGACGAACACCCGGTCCTCGAACGGCGCGCCCGGCACGCTCGAGCCGCAGCGCGGACAGAAGCAGCGCTGGCCGCCGGGCGACGTCTGGTAGCGCGCCACGCGATCCGCGCCGCGCACGAAGCGGAAGCTCGCGGCGGGAAAGGCGCCCATCGTGGTGAACGCCGTCCCCGACGACTTGCGGCACATGCCGCAGTGGCAGTGGTGAACCAGCTCGCCCTCGCCCGTTCCCTCCCAGGCGATGTCCCCGCACAGACAGCGTCCTCGCATGACGCACCTCCTTGGCGCCACACATACGCCACATCCGAGCGGTCAAGGACAGAGTGCACGCGCCGCGCTGCTTCGACGAGCGTGGACCTGTCGTATCGCGCGCGCGCCCGAGCGTCACGCGTGCCCGCGGCGCGCGAGCACGGCGGATACGCGCCAGGCGTTCGGACACCGCCGCGCGCGCACGGCCGTGCTGCCCGGGGCGCGCGCCGGAGCGCGCGCCCCGCTCTTCAACGCGTCACGCCGACTGCAGCAGCGGCGGTTGCTTGACGCGGTTGCGCTCGTCGACCATCACGATCTTCGGCTGGTGCCGACGCGCGCTCTCCTCGTCGAGCCAGGTGAACGCGCCGATGATGATCAGGTCGCCGGGCGCGACCTTGCGGGCCGCCGCGCCGTTGACGCAGATCACGCCCGAGTCGCGCTCGCCCTCGAGCACGTAGGTCTCGAAGCGCTCGCCGTTGTTCACGTCCCAGACGTGCACCGACTCGAACTCGAGGAGGTCCATCGCCTCCATCAGCGTCTTGTCGATCGTGATCGAGCCCTCGTAGTTGAGGTTCGCGTCGGTGACGGTCGCGCGGTGGATCTTGCCGCGCAGCATCTTGCGCACCGGCAGGGGACGGTCGTTCTGCTTCTTCTGCGAAATCTCGAGCATCGTGCGCCTCAGCGGTTCTCGAGCGACGGGACGAGCGCCTGCGCCCGTGCAGTCGGATGGATCATCGAAGGTTCGTGACGCGCGATGCGCGCCGGCGAGGTGTCGCTCGGGTCGACGAGCGCGTTGTCGATCAGACGTACGCCGTCGACCCACACGGCGACCGCGAGCTGCGCGGCCCGGTCGACGCGCTCGACGGGCTCGAGCGACGTCGGATCGCACAGCACCGCGTACTCGAGCCGCGCCCGCGGCTCGGCTGCGATCACGCGCGCGACCGCGCCCGCGACCTCGTCGGCGCTGCGCGCGCCGCGCGCCACCGCGAGCCGCGCCGCGTCGAGCGCCGCCGGCACGCAGCGCGCCGCCTCGCGACCGGTCGGCGACAGCCGCGCGTTGCGGCTCGACATCGCGAGCCCGTCCGCCTCGCGCACCGTCGGACCGGCCACGATCTCGATGCCGAAGTCGAGGTCGCGCACCATGCGGCGCACGACCGCAAGCTGCTGGAAGTCCTTCTCGCCGAACACCGCGACGTGCGGCTTGACGGCGTGGAAGAGCTTCGCGACCACCGTGGTCACGCCGCGGAAGTGACCGGGACGGTGCGCGCCGCACATCCCGTCCGTCAAGCGATCGACGGCGACCGCGGTGACGAACTCCTCCGGGTACATCTCCTGCGCCTGCGGCGCGAACAGCACGTCGACGCCCGCTTCCTCGAGCAAGCGGCGATCGCGCTCCGGATCGCGCGGGTAGGAGATCAGGTCCTCCTCGCGATCGAACTGGATCGGGTTGACGAAGATCGAGACCACGACCCGGTCGCCGCGCGCGCGCGCCGCGCGCACCAGCGACAGGTGGCCTTCGTGCAGGTAGCCCATGGTCGGCACGAAGGCGATGCGCAGCCCGAGCGCACGCTGGCGATCGGCCCACTCCTGCATCTCGGCGACGCGCTCGATCTCGAGCATGCGCTTGCCGGGCGCGGCGACCGCGGCCTCGGCGGCGTCGCGCTCGCCGTTTTTCGCGCGCGGCGCGTGGTACGACTCGGCGTCCGACGGGAAGCCGCCCGCGCGCACGTCGTCGGCGTACGCGCGCACCGCCGCGGTCACCTGCGCGCCGAGGCCGGCGTAGCGGCGCACGAAGCGCGGCGCCTTGCGCTCCTCGGTCGCGAGCCCGAGCAGGTCGTGCATCACCAGCACCTGGCCGTCGCAGAACGGCCCCGCGCCGATGCCGATCGTCGGGATGTCGATCGCCGCCGTGATCTCGCGGCCGAGCTCGAGCGGCACGCCCTCGACCACCACCGCGAACGCGCCCGCATCGGCCACGGCGCGCGCGTCGTCGAGCAGCCGCTTGCGGCTCTCGTCGTCGCGGCCCTGCACCTTGTGGCCGCCCATGCGGTGGACGCTCTGCGGCGTGAGGCCGATGTGGCCGACGACCGGGATGTCGGCGCGCACGAGCGCGCGGATCGTCGCCGCCTGCGCGCGTCCGCCCTCGAGCTTGACCGCCTCGGCGCCGGCCTTGATCAGCTTGCCGGCGCTCTCGAGCGCGTCGCGTCGGCTGGTCTGGTAGGACAGGAACGGCAGGTCGCCGATGACCAGCGCGTTGGTCCGCGCCCGGGCGACCAGCCGGACGTGGTAGGCCATCTCGTCGAGGGTGACCGGCAGGGTCGATTCCTCGCCCTGCACGACCATCCCGAGGCTATCGCCGACGAGAAGCATGTCGATGCCTGCCCGGTCGATCAGCTGCGCGAAGGTGCAGTCGTACGCCGTCACCATCGTCAGGCGACGCGTTCCCTTCGCTCGTCGAACGTCCGGGACGGTGATCTTCGTTCTCACGGATCAATCCTCCCGGACCGGTCGGAAGGCCGTGAGAGCGATCGACGCATGCGCACGTCGCTCGGCGCTCGCGAGCTCGACAGGCCTCGGCCACGGCGTGGCGTCTGGGGCTGTCGTGCCCCCTACCCGTCCCGGTCCAGTCTCGGTCGCCGCCGCTCGGTCACGAGCGGGCTGCGACGGTTACCTGGATCCCAGCGGTATGTAGTGCTGCACCCCTTTGCGGACGCTCCTGATCTCTCGGAGCAGGTCGACGCGTTCGTCGCCGTTCCCGAGAAAATCGATCATGGAGCTGTTCACGACCAACAGGGGCGCGTCGTCATACGAGTGGAAGTAGTTCCTGTACGCCTCTGCCAGCGAGCGCAGGTACTCCGGCGCGATTCGGCGCTCGTAGTCCCGGTTTCGCTTGCGAAGCCGTCTTTGCAGAACTTCGGCGCTCGCCTCGAGGTAGACCACGAGGTCGGGCTTCCGCAGCTCTGGGTGGCTGTTTTGCGCCAGCGCGCCGGCGATCGCCCGGTACAGCTCGTACTCGGGCTTGGCCAGCGTGAGGCGCGCGAAAATCTCGTCCTTGGCCAGGAGGTAGTCGCAGACCACCGCGCGGTCGTCGCCAGAGGCCCGACGCTGCGCGATGCGCGCCTGCTGCTCGAGCCGCAAGAGCAGGAAGCGAAGCTGGGCCGCGAGCGCATGCCGGTCGGGCGCCATGTAGAAAGGACGCAGGAACTCGTTGTGCTCGGCCGGATCGAGCTCCAGCTCGGCATCGAACTCCTCGGCGAGGATCTTCGCCAGCGACGTCTTTCCAACGGCAATGGGCCCTTCGACTACGATGTACCGTCCTCGGCTCACCCCGCCGCACCGCCGCGGCCCGGATAACACACGGTTCCGGCTACGTAAACACGCGAACGTCACCCCGGCGTGCGCCCGTCCGCGCGCCCGTCGACCCGGTCCGCTTGGCGGCGAGGTAGCTGGTCACGAGGAGCGTCATCTCCTGCGCCTGCTGCTCGAACGTCGAGTTCGGGCTCGCAGCGGCGCGCGGTGCAGCGTCGTCGTGCACGACGAGCCGGTGCGTCAAGCTCTCGAGCACCTCGGCCGCGAGCCGTGCGGCGATCGGCGCCTCGGCGGGCGGGACGCCGTGCTCCTCGAGGAGCTTCGCGACCTCGGACGCCATCGCCTGCTCGAGCGCGGTGACGCGCGCGCGCAGACGCGGCGGCAGCGGCGCCTCCTCGAACAGCACCCGGTGCAGCCCCGGATCGCGCGCGTGCAGCGCGACCATCACGTCGACCAGCCGGCGCACGACGTCGGGAAGCGGCAGGCGCGACGCGCGCACCGCGGCGAGCTCCGCCGCGAGCGTGCGCTCCGCCTCGTCGACGTGGCGCTCGGTGAGCGCGACCAGGATCGCGTCCTTGCTCGGGAAGTACTCGTAGAGCGAGCCGATCGACACGCCGGCGCGCCGCGCGATGTGGTTGGTGGTCGTGCGCGCGTAGCCCGAGGTCGCGAAAACCCGAGCAGCCGCCTGCAGGATCGCGTCGACCGTCGCCTGCGAGCGCCGCTGGATCGGCTTCTTGCGCGGCTCGAGCCGCTTTTTGCGGGGCGCTCGGGTGGGCATGGGAATCCGAGTAGCGAATCCGAGCAA containing:
- a CDS encoding SDR family oxidoreductase codes for the protein MEAHGERRGEASALQDTVAIVTGGSSGIGRATALDLAARGARVVVTGRRAQPLEATAAEHPDVVGLVADVAMPQDAARTVATAIETWGRLDVLVNNAGAGAILPLADATAERIASIFAVNVIGPSLLAAAALPHLAAAKGAIVNVSSTFGHKPAATLSHYAASKAALEHLTRCWALELAPLGVRVNAVAAGPTESGALTGMMGMSREEAAALEREEARQIPLGRRGVPAEVARWIVQLADPRSAWVTGQVVTIDGGLEVS
- the smpB gene encoding SsrA-binding protein SmpB; translation: MARESGEKTIAVNRKARHDYFIDETVEAGIVLLGSEVKSLREGRVNLKDSYARITKDGEAVLIGVHISPYGFTTRDVPEPDRQRKLLLHRAEIDRLAGKTRERGYTLVPTRMYFKNGRAKVEIGLARGKERHDRREAVRKAESKREIDRALKARQRQRG
- a CDS encoding GFA family protein produces the protein MRGRCLCGDIAWEGTGEGELVHHCHCGMCRKSSGTAFTTMGAFPAASFRFVRGADRVARYQTSPGGQRCFCPRCGSSVPGAPFEDRVFVPFGNLEDDPGGRPTVHIFVAHKAPWYEITDDLPRFDAYPPGYGEALSPPASVTQADPVRGSCLCGAIAYTFTGPVDAWNNCHCSRCRFARGAAHASNLFVSVERFSWTRGGDLVAAYKVPEAERFGQNFCPTCGGKVPRVNTQRGYVTIPAGSLDDDPGVRPARHIYVDSKAPWFEITGDLPRFAEMPA
- the panD gene encoding aspartate 1-decarboxylase — its product is MLEISQKKQNDRPLPVRKMLRGKIHRATVTDANLNYEGSITIDKTLMEAMDLLEFESVHVWDVNNGERFETYVLEGERDSGVICVNGAAARKVAPGDLIIIGAFTWLDEESARRHQPKIVMVDERNRVKQPPLLQSA
- a CDS encoding deoxynucleoside kinase, with the translated sequence MSRGRYIVVEGPIAVGKTSLAKILAEEFDAELELDPAEHNEFLRPFYMAPDRHALAAQLRFLLLRLEQQARIAQRRASGDDRAVVCDYLLAKDEIFARLTLAKPEYELYRAIAGALAQNSHPELRKPDLVVYLEASAEVLQRRLRKRNRDYERRIAPEYLRSLAEAYRNYFHSYDDAPLLVVNSSMIDFLGNGDERVDLLREIRSVRKGVQHYIPLGSR
- a CDS encoding TetR/AcrR family transcriptional regulator, yielding MPTRAPRKKRLEPRKKPIQRRSQATVDAILQAAARVFATSGYARTTTNHIARRAGVSIGSLYEYFPSKDAILVALTERHVDEAERTLAAELAAVRASRLPLPDVVRRLVDVMVALHARDPGLHRVLFEEAPLPPRLRARVTALEQAMASEVAKLLEEHGVPPAEAPIAARLAAEVLESLTHRLVVHDDAAPRAAASPNSTFEQQAQEMTLLVTSYLAAKRTGSTGARTGARRGDVRVFT